A section of the Leptospira kobayashii genome encodes:
- a CDS encoding alpha/beta fold hydrolase, with amino-acid sequence MLVTSLTGKNKNLFWICMIFIFSVCFNCSSDPQKSLSKLKSEIPDVKEFHITAEDRKIFLVTSGCLKNKNKILIFIHGSPGGWSDYIFYLKDKDLRNTFCILSLDRPGFGLSGIESPVADLQLQARLIRIAIDRFLKDEFVSDLPKLILVGHSYGGPIAAKIAIDISYKKDALFLLSAPMDSQLEEVRWYNRWATYFFVKIFLPKEIINSNDEMIPLKWQLTDWDGIWKFIDFPVISIHGKNDFLVPFENVKYMRKKINPLRFESIELEGENHFVPWTQEKLVKDKILMVNSK; translated from the coding sequence GTGTTAGTAACAAGTCTTACAGGAAAAAATAAAAATTTATTTTGGATCTGTATGATTTTTATTTTTTCCGTTTGTTTCAATTGCAGTTCGGATCCCCAAAAGTCTTTATCGAAACTGAAATCGGAGATTCCGGATGTAAAAGAGTTCCATATCACGGCGGAAGATAGAAAGATCTTTCTTGTAACAAGCGGTTGTCTTAAGAATAAAAATAAAATTTTAATTTTTATCCATGGTTCTCCCGGTGGTTGGAGTGATTATATTTTCTATTTGAAAGATAAAGATCTTCGAAATACTTTCTGTATCTTATCTTTGGATCGTCCCGGTTTTGGCCTTTCGGGAATAGAATCTCCTGTTGCCGATTTGCAATTGCAAGCAAGACTCATTCGTATTGCCATTGATCGTTTTTTGAAAGACGAATTCGTTTCCGATCTGCCGAAGCTGATCTTAGTCGGTCATTCTTACGGTGGGCCGATTGCCGCTAAAATCGCTATTGATATTTCTTATAAAAAGGATGCTCTCTTTCTACTATCCGCACCGATGGACTCCCAACTAGAGGAAGTAAGGTGGTATAATCGGTGGGCTACTTATTTTTTCGTTAAAATTTTCCTACCGAAGGAAATAATCAATAGCAATGATGAGATGATACCACTAAAATGGCAACTGACTGATTGGGATGGTATTTGGAAATTTATTGATTTTCCCGTCATTAGCATTCATGGAAAGAACGATTTTCTCGTTCCGTTTGAGAATGTTAAGTATATGAGAAAAAAAATAAACCCCCTTCGATTCGAAAGTATAGAGTTGGAAGGTGAAAATCATTTTGTTCCCTGGACCCAAGAGAAGTTAGTCAAAGATAAAATATTAATGGTAAATTCAAAATGA
- a CDS encoding adenylate/guanylate cyclase domain-containing protein, with protein MKETFLSFVYLLFGDPRHNSLEHRLFNTVSLVNAFLNIFGALGSFYLPNFEVIFILNLTSGLLMFGMYILARVKNLYYSLFWPFNITILTYLSAMWFYNGGSLGGNHYYFIPALVIAMILLRDHRVWVLYLVYIGFTASLYTVEYYRRDLVTFYPNDTERYLDAGGNYIFVQILTGILIFILSRNLNIERKKSDSLLLNILPGSIAEELKKNQSVAPVRYESISILFTDMAGFTKVAEKMSPEELLSELDRFFRSFDSIIKNHNMEKIKTIGDAYMAAGGLPVQNKTHPIDAVLCGLEFQRYMNDEKEIKLLKNQSFWELRLGIHSGAAVAGVIGTEKFAYDIWGDSVNTASRLESSGIVGEVNISLATYEQVKDFFECEHRGKVTAKNKGEIDMYLVKGLKEGLADPRDPLKPNSKFKEMYLRIQNS; from the coding sequence ATGAAAGAGACCTTTCTGTCCTTCGTTTATTTGTTATTTGGTGATCCCAGACACAACTCCCTGGAACATCGTCTCTTCAATACTGTTTCTTTGGTAAATGCATTTCTAAATATATTCGGGGCATTAGGCTCCTTTTATTTGCCCAATTTCGAAGTTATTTTTATCCTAAATTTAACATCCGGACTTCTGATGTTCGGAATGTACATTCTGGCTCGGGTAAAGAATTTATATTATTCTTTATTTTGGCCTTTTAATATTACGATCCTGACATATCTGTCCGCAATGTGGTTTTATAACGGCGGTTCTCTCGGAGGAAATCATTATTATTTCATACCGGCACTCGTGATCGCGATGATACTGTTGCGGGATCATCGTGTTTGGGTTTTATATTTGGTTTATATAGGTTTTACCGCTTCTCTATACACTGTAGAGTATTACAGAAGAGATCTTGTAACATTTTATCCGAATGATACGGAAAGGTATTTGGATGCGGGTGGAAATTATATATTCGTGCAAATACTAACAGGAATACTTATTTTCATCTTAAGTAGAAACCTGAATATAGAAAGGAAAAAATCGGATTCTCTTTTGCTCAACATACTTCCCGGATCCATTGCGGAGGAATTGAAAAAAAATCAATCGGTTGCCCCGGTGCGTTACGAAAGTATCTCCATTCTTTTTACGGATATGGCAGGATTTACGAAAGTCGCGGAAAAGATGAGTCCTGAAGAATTATTGAGTGAGCTGGATCGTTTCTTCCGAAGTTTCGATTCCATTATTAAAAATCATAATATGGAAAAGATCAAAACCATCGGTGATGCGTATATGGCGGCAGGTGGATTGCCGGTACAGAACAAAACGCACCCCATTGATGCCGTGTTATGTGGTCTTGAATTCCAAAGATACATGAACGATGAAAAAGAAATTAAATTATTGAAAAATCAATCTTTTTGGGAACTGAGACTTGGGATTCATTCCGGTGCTGCCGTTGCCGGGGTGATAGGCACGGAAAAATTCGCTTACGATATTTGGGGTGATAGTGTAAATACCGCAAGCCGTTTAGAAAGTTCGGGGATTGTAGGAGAGGTGAATATTTCTCTTGCGACTTATGAACAAGTTAAAGATTTTTTTGAATGCGAACATAGAGGAAAGGTGACTGCCAAAAACAAAGGAGAGATCGATATGTATTTGGTGAAAGGTTTGAAAGAAGGTCTTGCCGATCCAAGAGATCCATTGAAACCGAATTCAAAATTCAAAGAAATGTATTTGCGGATTCAGAACTCTTAA
- a CDS encoding DedA family protein — translation MLDFFLMIGGTFVSEDLTCITGGILAKEGKENLTLVIFSCTIGIYLGDAILFFMGKFCHRFLLSFSKWRSIVNSETIRSYRTKLDDNFGLTIFLCRFLPGTRLPVYVFAGIAGKRVFAFLVYSFFAAIVWTPLLILSAYYFGKAIEVFFHSGYFYFSILVAVLSFYSIYRLALSVLIKEKRNELILSLKKWLRLEFWPAWIFYIPLVPYAGFLTIRYLGFRYITASNPGIFAGGIAGESKSEILSNLPADVISKFRLLPPNIDYNEELIRKYMSDLQIQFPIIIKPDIGERGAGVYLVHSVRETLDVLKTKVTFLLQEYHPGPWEAGIFYYRFPDEKRGHILSITDKVFPVLSGDGKKNLKELIETHERFQFQKKTYFQILNGKLDRVPALGEKVKLGFAGNHIQGCMFKDGSHLITDKLEEKIDEISKQFKGFYFGRYDIRYSDEELLKAGKNFKIIELNGAMSESTNLYDPDFSIRRSYQYLFKQWSILFRIGYQNYKSGNPMITWYELYRILKDHTQYKKGISSVTKLSV, via the coding sequence ATGTTGGATTTTTTTCTGATGATCGGGGGTACGTTTGTCTCCGAAGATTTAACCTGTATCACCGGAGGAATCTTAGCAAAAGAAGGAAAAGAAAATTTAACTTTAGTTATATTTTCATGTACGATCGGAATTTATCTGGGAGATGCGATCCTGTTTTTCATGGGAAAATTCTGTCACCGATTTCTACTTTCCTTCTCCAAATGGAGATCCATAGTGAATTCGGAAACAATCCGATCCTACCGGACAAAATTGGACGATAACTTCGGACTCACTATCTTTCTATGTCGGTTTTTACCAGGAACCAGACTCCCCGTCTATGTATTCGCCGGGATTGCAGGTAAAAGGGTTTTTGCATTCCTGGTTTATAGTTTTTTTGCGGCCATAGTTTGGACACCTTTACTCATCCTATCGGCGTATTACTTTGGCAAGGCGATCGAAGTGTTTTTTCATTCGGGTTATTTTTACTTTTCCATACTCGTAGCTGTTCTTTCTTTCTATTCGATCTATCGTTTGGCCTTATCGGTTCTTATCAAAGAGAAAAGGAACGAATTGATTTTATCTTTAAAAAAATGGCTGCGATTGGAATTTTGGCCGGCTTGGATTTTTTATATTCCGTTGGTTCCTTATGCCGGTTTTCTAACGATTCGTTACTTAGGTTTTCGTTATATCACGGCTTCCAATCCGGGGATTTTCGCAGGTGGGATCGCAGGTGAATCCAAATCGGAAATTCTATCGAATCTGCCTGCCGATGTCATTTCCAAATTCAGACTTCTTCCGCCAAACATAGATTATAATGAAGAATTGATTCGAAAGTACATGTCGGATCTACAAATTCAATTTCCGATCATCATCAAACCTGATATAGGAGAAAGAGGGGCGGGAGTTTATTTAGTTCATTCCGTACGGGAAACCTTGGATGTTTTAAAAACAAAAGTGACTTTCCTTTTACAGGAATATCACCCGGGTCCTTGGGAAGCAGGAATTTTTTATTACCGATTTCCCGATGAAAAAAGAGGCCATATTCTTTCCATTACGGATAAAGTTTTTCCTGTTCTCTCGGGGGACGGTAAAAAGAATTTAAAAGAGCTAATCGAAACTCACGAAAGATTTCAATTTCAAAAGAAAACTTATTTTCAGATTCTAAATGGGAAATTGGATCGGGTTCCCGCCTTGGGGGAAAAGGTAAAACTGGGATTTGCAGGCAATCACATACAAGGATGTATGTTTAAAGACGGATCCCATTTGATTACGGACAAACTGGAAGAAAAAATAGACGAAATTTCCAAACAATTCAAAGGATTTTATTTCGGAAGATATGACATTCGTTATTCGGACGAAGAATTACTCAAGGCAGGGAAAAATTTCAAAATCATCGAGCTGAATGGGGCAATGAGCGAATCCACAAACTTATACGATCCCGATTTTTCCATTCGCAGATCTTATCAGTATTTATTCAAACAATGGTCGATTCTTTTTAGGATAGGATATCAAAATTATAAATCAGGAAATCCGATGATTACTTGGTACGAGCTGTATAGAATTTTAAAAGATCACACTCAATACAAAAAAGGTATTAGCTCCGTGACAAAACTTTCCGTTTGA
- a CDS encoding DoxX family protein: MTKSQKIIFHSARFIAAIILGQTLYFKFTGAEESVYIFTTLGMEPWGRYVSAGVELLAAVLLLIPSFVWLGALISLNIISGAILSHLIFLGVEVMGDYGVLFGLACIVLISSVYLVYVERKNIPILKQYF, from the coding sequence ATGACAAAATCGCAGAAAATCATTTTCCATTCCGCACGATTTATAGCAGCTATTATACTTGGCCAGACTCTTTATTTTAAATTTACAGGTGCGGAAGAATCCGTTTATATTTTTACAACCTTGGGCATGGAGCCTTGGGGTAGATATGTTTCCGCAGGAGTTGAATTGCTTGCAGCCGTATTGCTCCTGATCCCTTCCTTTGTCTGGTTAGGTGCATTAATTTCTCTCAATATCATCAGTGGAGCGATTCTTTCCCATTTGATCTTTCTCGGAGTGGAAGTGATGGGGGATTACGGAGTTTTATTCGGTCTGGCTTGCATCGTTCTGATCTCATCCGTATACTTGGTGTATGTCGAGAGAAAGAATATTCCTATTTTAAAACAATATTTCTAA
- a CDS encoding NADPH-dependent FMN reductase, whose translation MKRKKIFAISGSTRSQSSNESILKTISKMNSDRLEVSIFKQLTDLPHFNPDLDKDNPPEVIRNFRNSIQESDGVIICTPEYIFSLPAALKNAIEWMVSTTVFTDKPTAFIIASGLGERSFESLTVIMDTLQAKINDRTRLLLKGSRSSIDENGYLSDPSAIGEIEKLVRELEHMME comes from the coding sequence ATGAAACGTAAAAAAATTTTCGCAATTTCCGGCAGTACCCGTTCCCAATCTTCGAATGAATCCATTCTTAAAACCATTTCGAAAATGAATTCGGATCGACTGGAAGTGAGCATCTTCAAACAACTTACCGACCTTCCCCATTTCAATCCGGATTTGGATAAAGACAATCCTCCCGAAGTCATTCGAAATTTCAGAAACTCCATCCAAGAGTCGGATGGAGTTATTATCTGTACTCCGGAATATATTTTCAGTTTGCCCGCCGCCTTAAAAAATGCAATCGAGTGGATGGTATCTACTACCGTTTTTACGGACAAACCCACAGCTTTTATCATCGCTTCGGGTCTTGGAGAAAGAAGTTTTGAATCTTTAACAGTGATTATGGATACATTGCAGGCAAAGATTAACGATAGAACCAGATTGTTATTGAAAGGTTCCCGAAGTTCCATCGATGAAAACGGTTATCTGTCCGATCCTTCGGCAATCGGAGAG